A DNA window from Polyangiaceae bacterium contains the following coding sequences:
- a CDS encoding acetyl-CoA C-acetyltransferase: MKKLDKEIWIVAAKRTPFGALSGSLKSVTAIDLAVHASKAALAQANVKGADLGHVVLGNVQQTSADAIYGARHVGLKAGVPVEVPALTLNRLCGSGFQAVITAAEQILLGEADAVLAAGTENMSMAPHVMFGLRDGAKFGRPPQLVDSLWEALTDSYCKTPMAITAENLAEKYGITREQADAFALSSQKRWAAAQESGGFADEIAPMEINLGRKTLNVTRDEHPRPDTTLEGLAKLPPVFKKDGVVTAGNASGISDGAAALVVTSAAWAKERGLAPLAKLIGWGVAGVEPTLMGIGPAPAIRTALERTGLTVDGVDLFDVNEAFAPQFLAVQKELGLPAEKTNVNGGAIALGHPLGASGARITANLIYTLRKQKKQIAVGGACIGGGQGIAVVLQAS, from the coding sequence ATGAAGAAACTCGACAAGGAAATCTGGATCGTTGCCGCGAAGCGCACGCCCTTCGGCGCGCTCTCGGGCTCACTCAAGTCCGTCACTGCGATCGACCTGGCTGTACATGCTTCGAAAGCGGCACTGGCCCAGGCCAACGTCAAGGGTGCCGACCTCGGGCACGTCGTGCTCGGCAATGTGCAGCAGACCAGCGCGGACGCGATCTACGGTGCTCGCCACGTCGGCCTCAAGGCGGGGGTGCCGGTGGAAGTTCCGGCTCTGACGCTGAATCGTCTGTGTGGTTCCGGCTTCCAGGCGGTGATCACCGCCGCCGAGCAGATCTTGCTCGGTGAGGCCGACGCCGTCCTCGCCGCGGGCACGGAGAACATGAGCATGGCGCCCCACGTCATGTTCGGGCTGCGTGATGGAGCGAAGTTCGGCCGGCCTCCGCAGCTCGTCGACTCTTTGTGGGAGGCGCTGACAGATAGCTACTGCAAGACGCCGATGGCGATCACCGCCGAGAATCTGGCGGAGAAGTACGGCATCACGCGCGAGCAAGCCGACGCCTTTGCGCTCTCCAGCCAGAAGCGTTGGGCTGCCGCCCAGGAGTCCGGCGGTTTCGCCGACGAGATCGCTCCCATGGAGATCAACCTGGGACGCAAGACTCTGAACGTGACGCGCGACGAGCATCCGCGCCCCGACACCACTCTCGAGGGTCTCGCCAAGTTGCCGCCGGTATTCAAGAAGGACGGCGTTGTCACCGCGGGCAACGCATCCGGCATCAGTGACGGCGCGGCCGCTCTGGTCGTCACCAGCGCAGCCTGGGCCAAGGAGCGTGGGCTGGCTCCCCTTGCCAAGCTCATCGGCTGGGGCGTTGCGGGCGTCGAGCCGACCCTGATGGGGATCGGACCCGCACCCGCGATCCGCACGGCGCTCGAGCGTACGGGGCTCACGGTCGACGGCGTCGATCTCTTCGACGTGAACGAAGCCTTCGCGCCGCAGTTCCTGGCGGTGCAAAAGGAGCTCGGACTGCCTGCGGAGAAGACCAACGTCAACGGCGGCGCCATCGCCCTCGGTCACCCCCTAGGCGCCAGCGGCGCGCGCATCACGGCGAACCTGATCTACACTCTGCGCAAGCAGAAGAAGCAGATCGCCGTCGGCGGCGCCTGCATCGGCGGCGGCCAAGGCATCGCCGTCGTCCTACAAGCCAGCTGA
- the ccrA gene encoding crotonyl-CoA carboxylase/reductase produces the protein MAKSLYSLGEVPPLGHVPERMLAQVIRQDRFGEPTVAFVREELTPPQIGPDDVLIYVMAAGVNYNNVWAALGVPIDVIKTRQRQGEKEDFHIGGSDASGVVWKVGERVKNVNVGDEVVVHCGVWDPKDPHVVAGKDPMLANSQRIWGYETNYGSFAQFTKVQSHQCLPKPAHLSWEEAAAYMLVGATAYRMLHGWAGNTLTADDAVLIWGGAGGLGSMAIQIVAAAGAKAVAVVSSDDKVDYCKQLGAVGVMNRKHFHHWGMLPHWKDDAGYAEWLHQAKAFGREFWEALGEKRNASIVFEHPGESTIPTSIFVCDTGGMVVICAGTTGYNATLDLRYHWMRQKRLQGSHFANDDQAKGLNDLVVAGKVDPCLSQVFTFDETGAAHQLMRENRHPNGNMSILVNALERGQKTLA, from the coding sequence ATGGCCAAGAGTCTGTATTCGCTGGGTGAGGTTCCGCCCCTCGGTCACGTTCCCGAGCGCATGCTGGCCCAAGTGATCCGTCAGGATCGATTCGGCGAGCCGACGGTCGCGTTCGTGCGCGAAGAGCTGACACCTCCGCAGATCGGTCCCGACGATGTCTTGATCTACGTGATGGCTGCGGGGGTGAACTACAACAACGTATGGGCCGCGCTGGGAGTGCCGATCGACGTGATCAAGACGCGTCAGCGGCAAGGTGAGAAGGAAGATTTTCACATTGGCGGCTCCGACGCGAGCGGCGTGGTGTGGAAGGTTGGCGAACGTGTGAAGAACGTCAACGTCGGCGACGAGGTCGTCGTGCATTGTGGCGTTTGGGACCCCAAGGACCCGCACGTAGTCGCTGGAAAAGACCCGATGCTGGCAAACTCACAGCGCATCTGGGGCTACGAAACGAACTACGGCAGCTTCGCGCAGTTCACCAAGGTGCAGTCGCACCAGTGTCTGCCCAAACCGGCGCACTTGTCCTGGGAGGAGGCAGCGGCCTACATGCTCGTCGGTGCCACCGCCTACCGCATGCTCCACGGCTGGGCCGGCAACACTCTGACCGCCGACGACGCGGTGCTGATTTGGGGCGGCGCTGGCGGCCTGGGCAGCATGGCCATTCAGATCGTGGCAGCCGCGGGCGCCAAAGCCGTCGCGGTCGTCAGCAGCGACGACAAGGTCGACTACTGCAAGCAGCTGGGTGCCGTCGGCGTGATGAACCGCAAGCACTTCCATCACTGGGGCATGCTGCCGCATTGGAAGGACGACGCGGGCTACGCCGAGTGGCTGCACCAGGCCAAGGCCTTCGGCCGGGAGTTCTGGGAAGCGCTGGGCGAGAAGCGCAACGCGAGCATCGTGTTCGAGCATCCTGGCGAGTCCACCATCCCGACGTCGATCTTCGTCTGCGACACCGGCGGCATGGTCGTGATCTGCGCTGGCACCACCGGCTACAACGCGACGCTGGATTTGCGCTACCACTGGATGCGCCAAAAGCGGTTGCAGGGCTCGCACTTCGCCAATGACGATCAGGCGAAAGGGCTCAACGACCTGGTCGTCGCCGGGAAGGTGGACCCTTGCCTGTCGCAGGTGTTCACCTTCGACGAGACCGGGGCAGCGCACCAGCTGATGCGCGAGAACCGACATCCGAACGGCAACATGTCGATCCTGGTCAACGCGCTGGAGCGCGGACAGAAGACCCTGGCCTGA
- a CDS encoding acyl-CoA dehydrogenase family protein encodes MNDPSPVPPIEGSGSLSAPLAALQSLYERAEQQVLARTAEGGRIASKRLDAEQLAAHALAYLGTELTAARQLTSWLARLEERGRASEVEKRIVGVYVGELVRNLRGGIDLGPCESIALAELGIDAQTLQTTIGNPEVVAFADRYANGASVCALARAADQAHSYGDALLDDETLEAIRTEFRRFTDSEVVGIAQQVHQRDVLIPLSLLEHMAELGVFGLTIPEEYGGQGLGKVAMCVVTEELSRGYIGVGSLGTRAEIAAELILIGGTEDQKQRFLPRIASGEMLPTAVFTEPNFGSDLAHIKTRAERQGDGSWKVYGQKTWITHATRADLMTLLARTNPDDTGYGGLSMFLAEKQRGSEERPESEGFVDPGITGTEIKVLGYRGMKEFEISFDGFTVADGGLLGGQEGKGFKQLMATFESARIQTAARGVGVAQAALEEAHRYAQERIQFGAPIFKFPRVQRKLGRMIARIMASRQLCYFAAREKDGGTRCDLEAGMAKLLGTRAAWESADACVQIHGGNGYAEEYVASRLLVDARVLSIFEGANEIQAHVIARRLLEQAQSK; translated from the coding sequence GTGAACGACCCCTCGCCCGTCCCCCCGATCGAAGGAAGCGGCAGCCTTTCGGCCCCGCTCGCCGCCCTGCAATCCCTCTACGAACGCGCAGAACAGCAGGTGCTCGCCCGCACCGCAGAGGGTGGGCGCATCGCATCCAAGCGTTTGGATGCGGAACAGCTGGCGGCCCATGCCCTGGCCTACCTGGGCACCGAACTGACCGCGGCGCGCCAACTCACCTCCTGGCTCGCTCGGTTGGAGGAACGCGGACGCGCCTCCGAAGTCGAGAAGCGCATCGTCGGCGTGTACGTCGGCGAGCTAGTGCGCAACCTGCGCGGGGGCATCGACCTCGGCCCCTGTGAGTCCATCGCACTGGCGGAGCTCGGCATCGATGCGCAGACCCTCCAGACCACGATTGGCAACCCCGAGGTAGTGGCCTTCGCGGACCGCTACGCGAACGGCGCGAGCGTCTGTGCCCTGGCTCGCGCTGCGGACCAGGCCCACAGCTACGGAGACGCGCTGCTCGACGACGAAACTCTGGAAGCCATTCGGACGGAGTTTCGCCGCTTCACCGACAGTGAGGTCGTCGGCATCGCTCAGCAGGTACACCAGCGCGACGTCCTCATCCCCCTGTCGTTGCTCGAGCACATGGCGGAGCTGGGTGTGTTCGGCTTGACGATTCCCGAAGAGTACGGCGGCCAAGGCCTTGGCAAGGTGGCCATGTGCGTCGTGACCGAGGAACTCAGCCGTGGCTACATCGGTGTCGGCTCCCTCGGCACGCGCGCGGAAATCGCCGCGGAGCTGATCCTGATCGGTGGAACCGAAGATCAGAAGCAGCGCTTCCTGCCTCGCATCGCCAGCGGCGAGATGCTGCCCACCGCCGTATTCACGGAGCCCAACTTCGGCTCGGATCTGGCTCACATCAAGACCCGGGCAGAACGCCAGGGCGACGGCAGCTGGAAGGTCTACGGGCAGAAGACCTGGATCACCCACGCCACCCGCGCGGATCTGATGACGCTCCTCGCCCGCACCAATCCCGACGATACGGGCTATGGCGGCCTGAGCATGTTCCTGGCGGAGAAGCAGCGCGGCAGCGAAGAGCGACCCGAGAGCGAGGGCTTCGTGGACCCGGGCATCACAGGCACGGAAATCAAGGTCTTGGGCTACCGCGGCATGAAGGAGTTCGAGATCTCCTTCGACGGCTTCACCGTCGCGGACGGCGGGCTGCTGGGCGGCCAAGAAGGCAAAGGCTTCAAGCAACTGATGGCCACCTTCGAGAGCGCGCGCATTCAGACGGCGGCCCGCGGCGTAGGGGTTGCACAAGCGGCGCTCGAAGAGGCGCACCGCTATGCGCAGGAGCGCATTCAGTTCGGGGCGCCGATCTTCAAGTTTCCCCGGGTGCAGCGCAAGCTGGGGCGAATGATCGCGCGCATCATGGCGTCGCGGCAGTTGTGCTACTTCGCGGCCCGCGAAAAGGACGGGGGAACGCGCTGCGATCTGGAGGCCGGCATGGCCAAGCTGCTCGGCACCCGCGCCGCCTGGGAGTCCGCGGATGCCTGCGTGCAAATCCACGGCGGAAACGGCTACGCCGAAGAGTACGTCGCCAGCCGTCTGTTGGTGGATGCCCGCGTGCTGAGTATTTTTGAAGGTGCGAACGAAATTCAGGCGCATGTGATCGCGCGACGCCTGTTGGAGCAAGCGCAAAGCAAGTAG
- a CDS encoding MaoC family dehydratase → MSGVRSLAYGRMLEDFKVGDVYRHPWEVTVDEGMIAMFAASFQDAMPTFASRRYAQALGFRDRPVHPFMLLNLGLSFSVHDVSEQAIAHLAYIDVRFPAACYAGDTVTASSAVLSVKPASKGDRGVVEVRTLLETQDGTVVCRFDRKALVRAGKVAGRPADPYPAAAQSTDSSESLPRELRDGVAAATARGGFPGFFEDVDVGDVFFHGVGKTVGESEHMQLTQLCRNSHPIHFDEIYCKDKSFAKTRVVYGGLVLSWVLSLASRDLAGNAVWDVGLDQGAHPNGVLAGDTLYASSQVIAKQDAGPNAGIVTLRVVGTKNRSGEELFVTPGGLFSPELGKSEGRIAEKVVEISRKLLVRKRPS, encoded by the coding sequence ATGAGCGGAGTACGCAGCCTGGCCTATGGCCGCATGCTGGAAGATTTCAAGGTCGGCGACGTCTATCGCCACCCCTGGGAAGTCACCGTCGACGAGGGCATGATCGCGATGTTCGCTGCGTCCTTTCAGGACGCCATGCCGACCTTCGCGAGTCGGCGCTACGCGCAAGCGCTCGGGTTCCGCGATCGCCCCGTGCACCCCTTCATGCTGCTCAACCTGGGACTGTCCTTCAGCGTGCACGACGTATCGGAGCAGGCGATTGCGCACTTGGCCTACATCGACGTGCGCTTTCCCGCGGCATGCTACGCGGGCGACACGGTCACCGCCTCGAGCGCGGTGCTCTCGGTCAAGCCTGCGTCCAAAGGCGATCGCGGCGTGGTCGAAGTGCGAACGCTCCTGGAGACCCAGGACGGCACCGTGGTGTGCCGCTTCGATCGCAAGGCGCTCGTACGCGCCGGCAAGGTGGCCGGTCGACCCGCGGATCCCTATCCCGCCGCGGCCCAGAGCACAGACTCCAGCGAATCCCTACCGAGAGAACTGCGCGACGGCGTCGCTGCAGCTACCGCGCGTGGGGGGTTCCCGGGCTTCTTCGAGGATGTCGACGTCGGTGACGTCTTCTTTCACGGTGTGGGTAAGACCGTCGGTGAGTCCGAACACATGCAGCTGACGCAGCTGTGTCGCAACAGCCACCCAATTCACTTCGACGAGATCTACTGCAAGGACAAGTCCTTCGCGAAGACACGCGTCGTGTACGGCGGATTGGTACTGTCTTGGGTGCTCTCTCTGGCCAGCCGCGACTTGGCGGGAAACGCCGTGTGGGACGTCGGGTTGGATCAGGGCGCGCATCCGAATGGTGTGCTCGCCGGTGACACGCTGTACGCTTCCAGCCAAGTGATCGCCAAGCAGGATGCCGGACCGAACGCTGGCATCGTCACGTTGCGGGTAGTTGGCACCAAGAACCGCTCTGGTGAAGAGCTCTTCGTCACTCCCGGAGGGCTATTCAGCCCCGAGCTGGGCAAGAGCGAAGGGCGGATCGCCGAGAAGGTCGTGGAGATCAGCCGCAAACTCCTGGTTCGCAAGCGCCCGAGCTGA
- a CDS encoding DUF4339 domain-containing protein — protein sequence MPSWLVRSMGSEPQGPYSTEQIIAAVDAGDLGVEIEVTPQGSDNWLPIEMVPEFAELAFFDGETNVIASPWFQELARSAPSQPAPAPHDAHSRAPAVAPPPAPVGMPPRPAAPQHDLAPRPAMPVSDRDQDAIATKVVQSPLEFAARVSASAEPMLGSGPEPLSSPSFEPMADSRSQPGDLYDDFDETMTRVAVGKGANPLPPTAAFSRPGVLPTLSMDREALLGGGPPAGGAPGGPSYGAPSPAAAPPPHAHAAVDPLAPTAKPYGNDAIAPYVDAAPPYPNAMPYAEGQQFSGPPMPPQGFPPQAPAPTYGQPSYPQPQADGSETGIKVLIVLIVLLAMALTVVLVLLITQS from the coding sequence ATGCCTAGCTGGCTGGTGCGCAGCATGGGCTCCGAGCCCCAGGGCCCGTACTCCACGGAGCAGATCATCGCGGCGGTGGACGCCGGCGATCTGGGAGTGGAGATCGAGGTCACTCCCCAGGGTTCGGACAACTGGTTGCCCATCGAAATGGTCCCCGAGTTCGCGGAGCTTGCGTTCTTCGACGGAGAGACGAACGTGATTGCCTCGCCGTGGTTTCAAGAGCTCGCGCGCTCGGCGCCGTCACAGCCGGCGCCAGCGCCGCATGACGCGCACTCTCGCGCTCCTGCAGTAGCGCCGCCACCTGCACCGGTGGGAATGCCTCCGAGGCCAGCCGCACCACAACACGACCTCGCGCCCCGACCTGCCATGCCGGTCAGTGACCGCGACCAAGACGCGATCGCCACCAAGGTGGTGCAGTCCCCCCTGGAGTTTGCCGCTCGCGTTTCCGCTTCCGCCGAACCGATGTTGGGCTCGGGGCCCGAGCCGCTGTCGAGCCCGAGTTTCGAGCCAATGGCGGATAGTCGCTCGCAGCCTGGCGATCTGTATGACGACTTCGATGAGACGATGACCCGCGTCGCCGTCGGCAAGGGCGCGAACCCCCTGCCGCCTACCGCTGCGTTTTCGCGCCCCGGTGTTTTGCCGACGCTGAGCATGGATCGCGAAGCGCTGCTCGGAGGAGGCCCACCCGCCGGAGGCGCGCCGGGCGGCCCGTCCTACGGCGCTCCCTCCCCGGCGGCTGCGCCACCGCCTCACGCTCATGCGGCGGTCGACCCCCTGGCCCCTACGGCGAAACCCTACGGCAACGATGCGATCGCCCCCTACGTCGACGCGGCGCCGCCCTACCCAAACGCGATGCCCTACGCTGAAGGCCAGCAGTTCAGCGGGCCGCCGATGCCGCCCCAAGGATTCCCGCCGCAAGCTCCGGCGCCGACCTATGGGCAACCGTCCTACCCGCAGCCTCAGGCAGACGGGAGCGAGACGGGCATCAAGGTGCTCATCGTCCTGATCGTCCTGCTGGCAATGGCCCTCACGGTCGTGTTGGTGCTGCTCATCACGCAGTCATGA
- a CDS encoding hydantoinase B/oxoprolinase family protein, producing the protein MSPSAAARWQFWIDRGGTFTDCLGVEPKTGRVRVHKLLSSDAAPLEGIRALLGLRPEEPLPDCDVRLGTTIATNALLERRGAPAGLLVTQGFRDLLLIGSQARPELFELDIRKPAPVYAAVGEAEERLDAKGGVLTALDETSVKRLLEGWLDAGIRSVAVCLLHATQNPTHECLIGALATRLGFEWIALSHQVKHESGYLARCDTTLLDATLSPLCRAHLERLRAGLSAASTLRVMQSSGDLVPPERFRGPSAVLSGPAGGVVALAHVAEHSALGPCLGFDMGGTSTDVARYASEMEADHESTVGGVCIRAPILRIETVAAGGGSICRRDGSRYVVGPESAGAIPGPLCYGRAEAEALTLTDINLALGRLVADRFPFALDAERVDRALDALARQDGSTPEAVAEGFFHVANATMAEALRRASALRGHDPRGHCLVVFGGAGGQHACALARRLGLSRVAFHPWGGVLSAYGMGLAKTAAHGELDAHARVVSDASHQEWNRALDGLEASLRQELAGEAEGAEIHIERSIDLRYCDTDPTLTLPFAAAGELRNAFHSLHASRFGFARSSLDIEAVTLRLRATVNDAREVAPPLEATAAAPEPRRLTRLYSGGVWQDVPLYDRERLGVGTVLRGPCVILERTATLVIDPGFEVVARDDGLLVAEDVSRDLVLPELSQRTQPRDPVLLEIFGNAFMSIAEQMGESLRRTARSTNIAQRRDYSCAVFDAAGHLVANAPHIPVHLGAMGETVRAVRRARPQMKPGSAFVSNDPGEGGSHLPDITVVTPVFSGEGRLRFFVASRGHHADVGGVTPGSMPAESTRLEEEGVVFRAVAAVVDGEFQDAALRAVLESGPFPARDPDTNIADLQAQVAANHHGARLLAELDARYGTNTVERYMNHVRADAAERVRAALAACSFETSSYRDCMDDGSAICARLSVQGGRLIIDCTGTAPAHPGNLNAPRAVTVAAVIYFLRCLVAERIPLNAGCLDPVELRIPRGSMLDPPAGSAVAAGNVETSQRIVDVLLAAAGLCAASQGTMNNLTLGNAKFQYYETIAGGAGAGPGYAGASGVHTHMTNTRITDPEVLERRYPMRLVAFALRPGSGGDGAFRGGLGIRREFELLEPMHGSLIADRRRHPPFGLEGGSPGATGSADLDGAPLDGTFEASAGSRLCILTPGGGGYGAALPLGTDDQ; encoded by the coding sequence ATGAGCCCCTCTGCCGCCGCTCGCTGGCAGTTCTGGATCGATCGCGGCGGGACCTTCACGGACTGCCTCGGCGTGGAGCCGAAGACGGGGCGAGTGCGAGTCCACAAGCTGCTGTCCTCGGACGCCGCACCACTGGAGGGCATTCGCGCGTTGCTCGGGCTGCGGCCCGAGGAGCCCCTACCCGACTGCGACGTGCGTCTTGGCACTACGATTGCGACCAACGCATTGCTCGAGCGCCGCGGAGCACCCGCCGGCCTACTGGTCACGCAGGGGTTCCGCGATCTGCTGCTGATCGGTAGCCAGGCGCGCCCGGAGCTGTTCGAACTGGACATTCGCAAACCGGCCCCCGTGTACGCGGCGGTGGGAGAAGCCGAGGAACGCCTGGATGCGAAGGGCGGCGTTCTCACCGCCCTGGACGAAACCTCCGTCAAGCGCTTGCTCGAAGGCTGGCTCGACGCAGGCATTCGCAGCGTCGCCGTTTGCCTGCTCCACGCCACGCAGAATCCGACTCATGAGTGCTTGATCGGAGCGCTGGCGACGCGCCTTGGCTTCGAATGGATCGCGCTTTCGCATCAGGTCAAGCACGAGAGCGGATACCTGGCGCGCTGCGACACGACCCTGCTCGATGCGACCCTGTCGCCGCTGTGCCGCGCACATCTCGAACGATTGCGCGCGGGGCTCAGCGCGGCCAGCACCCTGCGCGTGATGCAGTCCAGCGGTGATCTGGTTCCACCGGAGCGCTTCCGTGGGCCGAGCGCGGTGCTCTCGGGCCCCGCGGGAGGCGTCGTCGCTCTGGCTCACGTCGCTGAGCACTCGGCCCTCGGTCCCTGTCTGGGGTTCGACATGGGTGGCACGTCCACGGACGTGGCGCGCTATGCCAGCGAGATGGAGGCGGATCACGAAAGCACCGTCGGCGGCGTGTGCATTCGCGCGCCCATCCTCCGCATCGAGACAGTGGCGGCGGGTGGAGGCTCGATTTGCCGCCGCGACGGCAGCCGCTACGTCGTGGGGCCAGAAAGCGCTGGCGCCATTCCTGGTCCACTTTGCTACGGACGCGCCGAGGCCGAAGCATTGACGCTGACGGACATCAATCTCGCCTTGGGTCGCTTGGTAGCTGATCGATTTCCCTTCGCGCTGGATGCCGAGCGCGTGGACCGCGCCCTGGATGCGTTGGCTCGCCAAGATGGATCGACGCCCGAAGCGGTCGCGGAGGGCTTCTTCCACGTGGCCAACGCCACCATGGCGGAAGCACTGCGCCGCGCTTCCGCGCTGCGAGGACACGACCCGCGGGGTCACTGCTTGGTCGTCTTCGGCGGCGCGGGCGGACAGCACGCCTGCGCCCTCGCGCGGCGCTTGGGGCTCAGCCGTGTCGCCTTTCACCCCTGGGGCGGCGTGCTCTCGGCCTACGGCATGGGCCTGGCCAAGACCGCCGCCCACGGCGAACTCGACGCGCACGCACGGGTAGTCAGTGACGCCAGTCACCAGGAATGGAACCGAGCCCTGGATGGCTTGGAAGCGAGCCTGCGCCAGGAGCTCGCCGGCGAAGCCGAGGGTGCGGAGATCCACATCGAGCGCAGCATCGATCTGCGCTACTGCGACACCGACCCTACGCTGACGCTTCCCTTCGCCGCAGCTGGCGAGCTTCGGAACGCTTTTCATTCCCTTCACGCCTCACGCTTCGGCTTTGCTCGCTCGTCGCTCGACATCGAAGCGGTGACGCTACGGCTGCGCGCAACTGTGAACGACGCGCGCGAGGTCGCGCCCCCATTGGAGGCGACCGCGGCTGCGCCCGAGCCTCGGCGGCTCACGCGGCTGTACAGCGGCGGAGTGTGGCAGGACGTTCCCCTCTACGACCGGGAGCGACTCGGTGTGGGCACCGTCCTTCGAGGTCCTTGTGTAATCCTCGAGCGCACCGCCACCCTCGTGATCGATCCTGGCTTCGAGGTCGTGGCTCGAGATGACGGCCTACTCGTCGCCGAGGACGTATCCCGCGACCTCGTCCTGCCCGAGCTGAGTCAACGCACGCAACCACGAGATCCCGTGTTGCTCGAGATCTTCGGCAATGCCTTCATGAGCATCGCCGAGCAGATGGGAGAATCCCTGCGCCGAACCGCGCGCAGCACGAACATCGCGCAGCGCCGCGACTATTCCTGCGCCGTCTTCGACGCAGCGGGACACCTCGTCGCGAACGCTCCTCACATTCCCGTCCACCTTGGCGCCATGGGCGAGACAGTGCGGGCGGTGCGCCGGGCCCGCCCACAGATGAAGCCCGGCAGCGCCTTCGTCAGCAACGACCCGGGCGAAGGCGGCTCACACCTGCCCGACATCACGGTGGTGACCCCAGTGTTCTCCGGCGAGGGCCGATTGCGCTTCTTCGTGGCGAGTCGCGGCCACCACGCGGACGTCGGGGGCGTGACGCCGGGGTCCATGCCCGCCGAGTCCACACGACTCGAAGAGGAAGGCGTGGTCTTCCGCGCTGTCGCGGCCGTCGTCGACGGTGAGTTCCAGGACGCAGCGCTGCGAGCCGTGCTGGAGTCGGGCCCCTTCCCCGCGCGCGACCCCGACACCAACATTGCCGATCTACAGGCCCAAGTAGCTGCCAATCACCATGGCGCCAGGCTGCTGGCAGAACTCGACGCTCGCTACGGCACGAACACGGTCGAACGCTACATGAACCACGTGCGCGCAGACGCTGCCGAGCGCGTCCGTGCCGCGCTCGCCGCATGCTCCTTCGAAACCTCGAGCTATCGCGACTGCATGGACGATGGCAGCGCCATCTGCGCTCGACTATCCGTCCAGGGCGGTCGCCTCATCATCGACTGCACAGGCACCGCGCCAGCACATCCGGGAAACCTCAATGCGCCGCGCGCGGTCACCGTGGCTGCCGTCATCTACTTTCTGCGCTGCCTGGTGGCCGAACGCATTCCGTTGAACGCTGGTTGCCTCGACCCCGTCGAGCTGCGGATCCCCCGGGGGAGCATGCTCGATCCGCCCGCGGGTAGCGCAGTGGCGGCAGGAAACGTCGAGACCTCGCAGCGCATCGTCGACGTGCTGCTCGCCGCCGCGGGGCTCTGCGCAGCGAGCCAAGGCACGATGAACAACCTGACCCTGGGCAACGCCAAGTTCCAATACTACGAGACCATCGCCGGCGGCGCGGGAGCCGGCCCGGGCTACGCCGGTGCGTCCGGGGTGCACACCCATATGACCAATACGCGCATCACCGACCCCGAAGTACTGGAACGGCGCTACCCAATGCGGCTGGTCGCCTTCGCCCTACGCCCCGGCTCCGGAGGCGACGGTGCGTTCCGGGGCGGCCTCGGCATCCGTCGAGAGTTCGAGCTGCTCGAACCCATGCACGGCTCGCTCATCGCGGACCGGCGACGTCACCCACCCTTCGGGCTCGAGGGTGGAAGCCCAGGCGCCACGGGAAGCGCCGACCTCGACGGCGCGCCCCTCGACGGCACCTTCGAGGCCAGCGCCGGCAGCCGTCTGTGCATCCTGACGCCGGGCGGTGGCGGGTACGGCGCGGCCCTTCCGCTTGGAACCGACGACCAGTAG
- a CDS encoding ABC transporter ATP-binding protein, producing the protein MRVQLQQVTKTFTGRDRKHTALDEVNLEIESGRFVCLVGPSGCGKTTLLNLIAGFERPDTGTVLAGGVEVTGPGPDRVVLFQDPALFPWLNVEDNVSFPLAREGLPAPELRQRVDDALRLVHLYRFRHAHPHELSGGMKARAAIARALVMRPKVMLMDEPFAALDAHTRELLQREVEQAWQRTGATIVFITHDNREAVRLGTDVIVMGTRPGRIKLHIDVEADLPRPRDAYDRNLGLLVTRVARELAVEIDKIAREESDEHPRAAPRAARSGPDFGRDI; encoded by the coding sequence ATGCGCGTGCAGCTGCAACAGGTGACCAAGACCTTCACCGGACGAGACCGCAAGCACACCGCCCTCGACGAGGTGAACCTGGAAATCGAGAGCGGGCGCTTCGTGTGTCTGGTCGGCCCCTCGGGATGCGGCAAGACGACCCTGCTCAACTTGATCGCCGGCTTCGAGCGGCCGGACACGGGCACCGTGCTGGCAGGAGGCGTCGAGGTGACCGGGCCCGGGCCCGATCGCGTGGTGCTCTTCCAAGACCCTGCGCTCTTTCCCTGGCTGAACGTGGAGGACAACGTCAGCTTCCCCCTCGCCCGCGAGGGCTTGCCCGCCCCGGAACTCCGGCAACGTGTGGACGATGCCCTGCGCTTGGTTCACCTCTATCGCTTTCGTCACGCCCATCCCCACGAGCTGTCTGGAGGCATGAAGGCCCGCGCAGCCATCGCTCGCGCGTTGGTGATGCGGCCAAAGGTGATGTTGATGGACGAACCTTTCGCAGCTCTGGACGCCCACACCCGCGAGTTGCTGCAGCGAGAGGTGGAACAAGCCTGGCAGCGCACCGGCGCCACCATCGTGTTCATCACTCACGACAACCGCGAGGCTGTTCGCCTCGGCACGGATGTGATCGTGATGGGAACACGGCCGGGGCGCATCAAGTTGCACATCGACGTCGAGGCAGACTTGCCTCGACCGCGCGACGCCTACGACCGCAACTTGGGCCTGCTGGTGACCAGAGTCGCCCGCGAACTCGCAGTCGAGATCGACAAGATCGCGCGGGAGGAGAGCGACGAACACCCTCGCGCGGCGCCCAGAGCCGCCAGGTCCGGCCCCGACTTCGGCCGCGACATCTAG